A DNA window from Anaerocolumna sp. AGMB13020 contains the following coding sequences:
- a CDS encoding SRPBCC domain-containing protein codes for MKEIRTEIVINASVAKVWEVLTDFNAYPGWNPFMIYIKGKPEEGAQIEVKMVPPGSKGMIFKPTVLIYQKDKELRWLGHTIFPGLFDGEHILELKDNQNGTTTFIQRENFNGILVPLLKKSLDHGTKAGFEEMNSKLKQVCEN; via the coding sequence ATGAAGGAAATAAGAACAGAAATAGTCATAAATGCATCCGTAGCTAAAGTATGGGAAGTTTTAACTGATTTTAATGCTTATCCTGGCTGGAATCCATTTATGATCTATATAAAGGGAAAGCCGGAGGAAGGGGCACAGATTGAGGTTAAAATGGTTCCGCCAGGTTCAAAAGGAATGATTTTTAAACCGACGGTTTTGATATATCAAAAAGACAAGGAGCTACGTTGGTTAGGTCATACAATATTCCCGGGTTTATTCGATGGAGAGCATATATTGGAGTTAAAGGATAATCAAAATGGAACTACAACGTTTATACAGAGAGAGAATTTTAATGGTATTCTTGTACCTCTTTTAAAAAAATCGTTAGATCATGGTACAAAAGCTGGATTTGAGGAGATGAATAGTAAACTTAAGCAAGTATGTGAAAACTAA
- a CDS encoding alpha-glucosidase — MLTNKSRIKDVYANPIGRDIIDRVALQLNINKKLITNPIIGNMRLRTLPRLLNRQLKEGFVDIMLTLLNTEQETAVSEDGQIQKAWWKEAVFYQIYPRSFKDSNGDGIGDLQGIISKLDYIKDLGIDAIWLSPIYDSPNDDNGYDIRDYLKIMAEFGTMEDFEDLLLEVHKRDMRLIMDLVVNHTSDEHEWYQKAVQEPDSKYGDYYIFKDQPNNWTSFFSGSAWNYVEERKQYALHLFSKKQMDLNWENENLRQEIHEMVKMWLEKGVDGFRLDVINYISKRGGLPDGNEDIGKLMGYYGAEHYFYGPRLHEYLREMKEKVFGPYNAFSIGETPGTGMEMSKLLTADYRNELDMVFSFDHLETPGHTRFDDYQYDLNYLKSYMIHWMENYGSHCQPSLFYENHDNPRMISKINSDPQYRKVLGKLLAVIQLTLRGTPFIYQGQELGMINQGFPGIEELRDVESLNLYKKLCKTLGKEEAFAKVLAGTRDHARTPMQWNDQKYAGFSNGEPWIMMDEDYRICNVEAQLQEEDSILRFYQKLLAFRKEHGVIYYGEVIFAEQKVKDLFVYYRKDETETLYIEMNLSSNNIKRKNYPEGIPLLSNYAEFSTAFLRPYEAGVWKCS; from the coding sequence ATGTTAACAAATAAAAGCCGTATAAAAGATGTTTATGCGAATCCGATCGGACGTGACATTATAGATCGAGTAGCTTTACAACTCAATATCAACAAAAAGTTAATTACTAATCCAATCATAGGAAATATGAGGTTAAGGACCTTACCCAGGCTATTGAACCGACAATTGAAGGAAGGGTTTGTTGATATTATGCTTACCCTTTTAAACACAGAACAGGAAACGGCAGTGTCCGAGGATGGACAAATTCAAAAAGCTTGGTGGAAGGAGGCTGTTTTTTATCAGATTTACCCCAGAAGTTTTAAAGACAGCAATGGAGATGGTATAGGGGATCTGCAGGGGATAATAAGTAAATTGGATTATATAAAAGACCTGGGTATCGATGCTATCTGGCTTTCACCCATTTATGATTCTCCTAATGATGATAATGGATACGATATCAGAGATTATCTTAAAATAATGGCTGAGTTTGGAACAATGGAGGACTTTGAGGATTTGTTATTGGAAGTTCATAAACGTGACATGAGACTTATTATGGATCTGGTGGTTAACCATACCTCTGATGAGCATGAATGGTATCAGAAAGCAGTACAGGAACCGGATTCCAAATATGGAGATTATTATATTTTTAAGGATCAGCCAAACAACTGGACATCATTTTTCAGCGGCAGTGCCTGGAACTATGTAGAAGAACGAAAACAGTATGCGCTGCATTTATTCTCAAAAAAGCAAATGGATCTAAACTGGGAAAATGAAAACCTGCGGCAGGAGATTCATGAGATGGTAAAAATGTGGCTGGAGAAAGGTGTGGACGGATTCCGCCTGGATGTCATTAATTATATTTCTAAACGTGGTGGCCTGCCTGATGGAAATGAAGACATTGGTAAGCTTATGGGATATTATGGAGCGGAGCATTATTTTTACGGACCTCGCCTTCATGAGTATTTGCGTGAAATGAAAGAAAAAGTGTTTGGCCCATATAATGCTTTTTCAATTGGTGAAACTCCTGGAACAGGGATGGAAATGAGTAAGCTGCTGACTGCGGATTACCGAAATGAACTGGACATGGTATTCTCCTTTGACCATCTGGAAACTCCCGGACATACCCGTTTTGACGATTATCAATATGATCTGAATTATTTGAAAAGTTATATGATTCATTGGATGGAGAACTACGGAAGCCATTGTCAGCCCTCCCTTTTCTATGAAAATCATGACAATCCCCGTATGATTTCCAAGATAAATTCGGACCCGCAGTATCGGAAGGTGCTGGGTAAACTTCTGGCAGTAATCCAGCTTACCTTACGGGGGACCCCATTTATTTATCAGGGGCAGGAGCTTGGAATGATCAATCAGGGCTTTCCTGGAATTGAGGAGCTTCGTGATGTTGAATCCTTGAATCTTTATAAGAAATTATGTAAGACCCTGGGAAAAGAAGAGGCGTTTGCCAAGGTGCTTGCCGGTACAAGGGACCATGCCAGAACACCCATGCAATGGAATGATCAGAAATATGCAGGTTTTTCCAACGGAGAGCCCTGGATTATGATGGATGAGGATTATAGGATCTGTAATGTAGAGGCGCAGCTTCAGGAGGAGGATTCCATCCTTCGCTTTTATCAGAAATTACTTGCATTTCGGAAAGAACATGGAGTCATTTATTATGGAGAGGTAATATTTGCTGAACAAAAGGTAAAAGATTTATTCGTATATTATCGTAAAGATGAGACGGAAACACTGTATATTGAAATGAATTTAAGTTCAAATAACATAAAAAGAAAAAATTATCCGGAAGGAATTCCTTTGTTATCAAATTATGCAGAGTTTTCAACAGCATTCTTAAGGCCTTATGAGGCAGGTGTATGGAAATGTAGTTGA
- a CDS encoding ABC transporter permease, translating into MLKLLKSDLYRLGKSKLLYGVIGLVIVLSFLLTLIIHQDIRLGISVFGNLTAFQELEDIIRLGTEYQKGLGILVAILISIWIGQEYQWKTWQHKYIISKTRTGIYLSKAIVSLSISASVYLLFVLIAFLSSGQAKDLIASGYFVTIFCGISLYGSLGAVLCLLSMLIKNYTASTITCLCYVLFSETIWSAIRNLSGFSSTLAGIVEAGMRHSIYGMSVTISSASFTADMSRSIVLNSVVIILIATLLGLTVFRKYEL; encoded by the coding sequence ATGCTTAAACTATTAAAAAGTGACCTTTACAGACTTGGAAAAAGCAAGCTGTTGTATGGTGTTATCGGGTTAGTAATTGTCTTATCCTTTTTACTGACACTGATTATACACCAAGATATCCGGTTGGGAATTTCTGTTTTTGGTAACCTGACCGCTTTTCAGGAGCTTGAAGATATTATACGGTTAGGCACAGAATATCAAAAGGGACTGGGTATATTAGTCGCTATCCTAATTTCCATATGGATTGGTCAAGAGTATCAATGGAAAACATGGCAGCATAAATATATTATCAGCAAAACCCGTACTGGCATCTATTTATCAAAAGCTATTGTTTCATTGTCTATATCTGCTTCCGTTTACTTACTGTTTGTGTTGATTGCTTTCTTAAGCTCAGGTCAGGCTAAAGACCTCATAGCAAGCGGATATTTTGTTACTATCTTTTGTGGGATTTCTTTGTATGGTTCTTTAGGAGCAGTCCTTTGTCTGCTTTCTATGCTGATAAAAAATTATACCGCTTCTACTATTACCTGCTTATGTTATGTACTCTTTAGCGAAACAATATGGTCTGCCATTAGAAATCTTAGTGGTTTCTCTTCAACGCTCGCGGGAATAGTTGAAGCAGGTATGAGGCACTCAATTTATGGTATGTCAGTAACTATATCCTCAGCATCATTTACTGCGGATATGTCGAGAAGCATTGTACTCAATTCTGTTGTTATTATCCTTATTGCCACCTTATTAGGACTCACTGTTTTCAGAAAATATGAACTGTAG
- a CDS encoding TetR/AcrR family transcriptional regulator yields MENTNVTKDKILKVAKKLFAKKGFEGTTTREIVNEAGVNISLISYHFGGKENVLFALFDHFMDEFAQKVPANVNMDLTQELKSTLIHIIKLRFIEPELVSILHHEIILNSGRADKIRALLLPVWTRVKSLLEEGKAQGVFYFENIENAFAFTMSVAIFPRYNIYFQERIYDQPEDIENIANELMGFILKGLQIEMYQ; encoded by the coding sequence ATGGAAAATACGAATGTAACAAAAGATAAAATATTGAAAGTGGCAAAAAAACTATTTGCCAAAAAGGGATTTGAAGGCACAACTACAAGGGAAATCGTAAATGAAGCAGGAGTAAATATTTCATTGATATCCTATCATTTTGGTGGAAAGGAAAATGTGTTATTTGCACTATTTGATCACTTCATGGATGAATTTGCTCAGAAAGTTCCAGCAAATGTGAACATGGACTTAACGCAAGAGCTTAAATCTACTTTAATTCATATTATAAAACTAAGGTTTATTGAACCAGAATTAGTCAGCATACTTCATCACGAAATTATATTAAACAGCGGTCGAGCGGATAAGATTAGAGCCCTGCTGCTGCCGGTCTGGACAAGAGTGAAAAGCTTATTGGAGGAAGGTAAAGCACAGGGTGTGTTTTACTTTGAAAATATTGAGAATGCTTTTGCCTTTACGATGTCAGTTGCAATTTTTCCACGGTATAATATATATTTTCAAGAACGCATATATGACCAACCGGAAGATATTGAAAATATTGCAAATGAGCTAATGGGATTTATATTAAAAGGGCTACAGATAGAGATGTATCAATAA
- a CDS encoding NosD domain-containing protein, whose protein sequence is MAVFYVTPLTNIEEFINSDEVMPGDVLLLEDGVYRQSVSITKNHIRIVANGKCVVFEGEDTLLTGINLNNVEGVEILGLQFQNYLINAIVITQGSSNRIRKNRMFKGNIGISVVRSSGNLIHNNVVENAVLDGIRLAFTSTGNYVLENEISNSGDDGIDCFFLEDANNLLVGNVARENTGNGFEVLGEKCCVFKNCAIANGENGLLLLGGANIVALQNEAHDNKLSGITTNSSNFFIGLNTVAKNEREGLGIYSDFGIVEENDIRFNLNYGLLIDENADYNLVLRNCFLNNVPENISDNGTGNNFIENVDGKSPCESESVPMKGVTEKAVNFIDYLYEKLKKETERKNELIVIAEAALVAVPESKRQAQELFLKQLKEQLTQLAEYKETRKASQPSSATSSVSQQPTAEE, encoded by the coding sequence ATGGCGGTGTTCTATGTTACTCCGCTTACAAATATAGAGGAATTTATTAATTCGGATGAGGTTATGCCAGGAGATGTTCTGCTGTTGGAAGACGGGGTTTATAGGCAGTCGGTATCAATCACAAAAAATCATATACGAATCGTCGCTAATGGCAAGTGTGTTGTTTTTGAGGGAGAGGATACTCTGCTGACTGGAATAAATCTAAACAATGTCGAAGGAGTTGAAATACTTGGTTTGCAATTTCAAAACTATCTCATCAATGCGATTGTAATAACCCAGGGTTCATCAAACCGTATAAGAAAGAATCGTATGTTTAAAGGTAACATCGGAATTTCCGTTGTCAGATCCAGTGGAAATTTAATCCACAATAATGTAGTTGAAAATGCTGTATTAGACGGGATACGGCTGGCTTTTACGAGCACGGGCAACTATGTTCTGGAAAATGAGATTTCGAATAGTGGAGATGACGGTATCGACTGTTTCTTCTTAGAAGATGCGAATAATCTGCTGGTAGGTAATGTAGCACGCGAAAACACCGGCAATGGATTTGAAGTGCTTGGAGAGAAATGCTGTGTATTTAAAAATTGTGCAATCGCAAATGGAGAAAATGGATTACTTCTTCTTGGCGGAGCCAATATTGTAGCACTGCAGAATGAAGCACATGACAACAAATTGAGCGGAATTACTACAAACAGCAGCAATTTCTTTATAGGTTTGAATACCGTTGCCAAAAACGAAAGAGAAGGATTGGGGATATATTCTGATTTCGGTATTGTTGAGGAAAATGATATACGCTTCAACCTGAACTACGGGTTGCTTATTGATGAAAATGCTGACTACAACCTGGTTCTGCGCAATTGCTTCTTGAATAATGTTCCGGAAAATATCTCAGATAATGGAACAGGTAACAACTTTATTGAAAATGTAGATGGGAAATCGCCTTGTGAATCTGAGTCCGTACCAATGAAAGGAGTGACTGAAAAGGCAGTTAATTTCATAGATTATTTGTATGAAAAGCTTAAAAAGGAGACGGAGAGAAAAAATGAGCTGATTGTCATAGCTGAAGCAGCCCTTGTTGCGGTTCCTGAGAGCAAAAGGCAAGCACAGGAGCTCTTCCTCAAACAACTGAAGGAGCAATTGACACAGCTTGCTGAATATAAGGAAACGCGGAAGGCTTCACAGCCTTCATCCGCAACATCCTCTGTATCACAACAACCAACAGCAGAAGAATAA
- the ku gene encoding non-homologous end joining protein Ku: MNTSNLLGNNTLGGVYSMISRKSVITFGMVAIPIGMSTTTLDNDIHFNQLHKGDNSRIRYKKTCAHCGKEVKAEEIVKGFEYDDDKYVVITDEEIEKIKTEKEKSIQILHFAQLNQISPVYYEKTYQATPEAGGEKAFELLRSALMGEQKIAIGKTVIGTKDTLMAIIPREDGILISTMFYADEIKALQKQYTKPEVSEQELGMAKMLINSMDTPFDPSKYKDEYQGRLRALIETKISGKEVVAPESEGEGKVIDLMEALKASVEKAKKDKETA, encoded by the coding sequence ATGAATACTTCCAACTTACTTGGAAACAATACCCTTGGAGGTGTTTACAGCATGATATCACGCAAATCAGTTATAACATTTGGCATGGTTGCAATTCCCATTGGGATGTCTACGACTACACTGGACAATGACATCCATTTTAATCAACTCCATAAAGGAGACAACAGCCGGATCCGGTATAAGAAAACCTGTGCCCACTGCGGTAAAGAAGTAAAAGCAGAAGAAATTGTAAAGGGCTTTGAGTATGATGATGACAAGTATGTGGTTATCACAGACGAGGAGATTGAAAAAATCAAGACAGAAAAAGAGAAATCCATCCAGATTCTTCATTTTGCACAACTAAACCAGATTTCACCGGTCTATTATGAGAAGACTTATCAGGCAACGCCAGAAGCCGGTGGTGAAAAAGCTTTCGAGCTCCTGCGCTCCGCATTAATGGGAGAGCAGAAAATAGCCATAGGTAAGACTGTCATAGGCACAAAGGATACACTCATGGCAATTATACCCAGAGAAGATGGTATCCTTATATCCACTATGTTCTACGCAGATGAAATCAAAGCTCTTCAAAAACAATACACGAAACCAGAGGTATCCGAGCAGGAACTTGGTATGGCCAAAATGCTGATTAATTCCATGGACACGCCTTTTGATCCGTCCAAATACAAAGACGAATACCAGGGCAGACTGCGTGCTCTTATTGAGACTAAGATTTCCGGAAAAGAGGTTGTGGCTCCGGAGTCAGAAGGCGAAGGGAAAGTCATCGATCTTATGGAAGCTCTCAAAGCCAGTGTAGAAAAAGCGAAGAAAGATAAGGAAACAGCGTGA
- a CDS encoding iron-containing alcohol dehydrogenase → MKGILKVRRKLPVLFAVPTTAGTGSEVTIAAVVTDAKTHIKYLINDTALIPRYAY, encoded by the coding sequence ATGAAGGGGATATTAAAAGTCAGAAGAAAATTACCTGTATTATTTGCCGTTCCCACAACAGCAGGAACTGGAAGTGAGGTAACAATTGCTGCGGTGGTAACCGATGCCAAAACGCATATAAAGTATTTAATCAACGATACCGCTTTAATCCCACGTTATGCATATTAG
- a CDS encoding iron-containing alcohol dehydrogenase — translation MHIRSIAFDWSSRTYITATTRMDALTHAIEAYIGRSNTRETKKLSSQAVNLIFENIYLSYMEGNHLKARE, via the coding sequence ATGCATATTAGATCCATTGCTTTTGACTGGTCTTCCCGGACATATATAACCGCGACTACAAGAATGGATGCACTGACGCATGCAATTGAAGCCTATATTGGAAGAAGCAATACCAGAGAGACTAAAAAACTAAGCAGTCAGGCGGTCAACTTAATATTTGAAAATATTTATCTTTCCTATATGGAAGGGAACCATCTCAAAGCCAGAGAATAG
- a CDS encoding ATP-binding cassette domain-containing protein has protein sequence MSKYALTTENIKMQYGVSTILKDVSIHIAQGDIYALVGKNGSGKTTLLRILTGLIKDFSGIVRKANGIESKIAAVINDPSLFLNMSAFDNLKVQSYLLGLHEDSKFAEVLKIVGLTDSKHKPVKNFSLGMTQRLKLAMALLQKPDILILDEPMNGLDPDGIADLRELLLCLQEYGMTILISSHILSELEQVATSFGILHEGRIVKEAAVHEVLQNGTSLEKLYMQYTREGKANA, from the coding sequence TTGAGCAAATATGCTTTAACCACAGAAAACATTAAAATGCAATATGGAGTAAGCACCATTTTGAAGGACGTTTCCATCCATATTGCCCAAGGGGATATTTATGCGCTGGTGGGCAAAAACGGTTCCGGTAAAACAACCTTGCTTCGTATTCTTACAGGATTAATAAAAGATTTCAGCGGAATAGTAAGGAAAGCAAACGGGATTGAGAGCAAGATTGCTGCTGTTATCAACGATCCGTCGCTTTTCCTTAACATGAGTGCTTTTGATAACCTGAAAGTACAGTCCTATCTTCTTGGTTTGCATGAAGACAGCAAATTTGCGGAAGTGCTGAAAATTGTTGGCTTGACAGATAGTAAGCACAAACCTGTAAAGAACTTCTCCCTTGGTATGACCCAACGTTTGAAGCTTGCAATGGCATTACTACAAAAGCCGGATATTCTCATTTTGGATGAACCGATGAATGGTCTTGATCCTGATGGAATTGCAGACTTACGTGAATTATTACTATGCTTACAGGAATACGGTATGACGATTCTGATTTCCAGTCATATTTTAAGCGAGTTGGAACAGGTAGCTACCAGCTTTGGTATACTTCATGAAGGCAGAATTGTAAAAGAAGCTGCTGTACATGAGGTATTGCAAAATGGAACTTCATTAGAGAAACTGTATATGCAGTATACAAGAGAGGGGAAGGCAAATGCTTAA
- a CDS encoding nucleoside hydrolase — MSKIDDVPLVKGSRYALSETKELPLSEGADFIIKEALKEDERPLYVALLGSLTDLGIAYLKEPKIADKVIAIWIGGGNYPNGEDEFNLKQDIKAANVLFESPMQIWQVPKGTYKQMEVSFAELNYFVRPCGEIGEYLCDQMFDYNDKLGSNPDTANWLWPHGETWCIGDNPTLSVLLQSGDRISWHMEKAPLIQEDCSYLPNPNGKEIRVYDTLDTRMTVNDLFAKLALCYGK; from the coding sequence ATGTCAAAAATTGATGATGTTCCATTGGTCAAAGGCTCAAGATATGCACTTTCTGAAACGAAGGAATTGCCCTTGAGTGAAGGTGCAGATTTTATTATAAAGGAAGCATTAAAGGAGGATGAAAGGCCCTTATATGTAGCATTATTAGGTAGTCTTACCGATTTGGGGATCGCTTACCTGAAGGAACCAAAAATTGCAGACAAGGTAATTGCAATTTGGATTGGTGGGGGGAACTATCCGAATGGAGAAGATGAGTTTAATCTTAAGCAGGACATAAAGGCGGCAAACGTTTTATTTGAAAGTCCGATGCAAATATGGCAAGTACCAAAGGGAACATATAAGCAGATGGAAGTTTCTTTTGCAGAACTCAACTACTTTGTAAGGCCTTGTGGTGAAATCGGAGAATATCTTTGTGACCAGATGTTTGATTATAATGATAAATTAGGATCAAATCCAGATACCGCAAACTGGTTATGGCCTCATGGAGAAACTTGGTGTATAGGTGATAATCCTACTTTGAGTGTATTGTTGCAGAGTGGTGACCGTATCTCCTGGCATATGGAAAAAGCACCCTTGATTCAGGAAGATTGTAGTTATTTACCGAATCCAAATGGAAAAGAGATTCGGGTATACGATACTCTTGATACGAGAATGACAGTAAATGATTTATTTGCAAAATTAGCACTTTGTTATGGCAAATAG
- a CDS encoding AraC family transcriptional regulator: protein MEKNNYAFYKEKKSHGNSTYPFTIYKVRMPETFSHFPLHYHGEVEVIHVSEGKGVITVNLKPYVVTAGTIAFISPGILHSMEQLQGHPFVYRNIIFDLKMVLSYTSDESTLNTLLPILANKIYFPVIIDIKNSQNTLLTEYINTMQQIHDARLPGYELAVKAQIMLMIYQLTSNNMLHTDNYYLNTSVGRLKKVLAYINEYYEESISIQEAAKVYGSSASNFMRFFKNTTGSSFIQYLNDYRLNIAQEKLLTTSCSILDIAVNTGFNNLSYFNRMFKHKFQESPSSYRKKYRKLD from the coding sequence ATGGAGAAAAATAATTATGCTTTTTACAAAGAGAAAAAAAGTCATGGCAACAGCACATATCCTTTCACTATCTACAAAGTACGGATGCCGGAGACTTTTTCTCATTTTCCCCTGCATTACCATGGGGAGGTAGAAGTAATACATGTAAGTGAAGGCAAAGGAGTTATTACCGTCAATTTGAAACCCTATGTCGTTACAGCGGGGACTATAGCTTTCATATCCCCTGGAATTCTGCATTCCATGGAACAATTACAAGGACATCCCTTTGTATACAGGAATATCATATTTGATTTGAAAATGGTACTTTCTTATACCTCAGATGAAAGCACTCTTAATACGCTGCTTCCCATTTTGGCAAATAAAATATATTTTCCGGTAATTATTGATATTAAAAATTCCCAGAATACTCTTCTTACAGAATATATCAATACAATGCAGCAAATCCATGATGCCAGGCTTCCGGGGTATGAGCTGGCTGTAAAAGCACAGATCATGCTTATGATTTATCAGTTAACCTCAAACAATATGCTCCATACGGATAACTATTATTTAAATACTTCTGTCGGCAGGTTAAAAAAAGTTCTGGCTTACATTAACGAGTATTATGAAGAATCCATATCCATACAGGAGGCTGCTAAGGTTTATGGAAGCAGTGCCTCTAACTTTATGCGATTTTTTAAAAATACCACAGGCTCATCTTTCATTCAATATTTAAATGACTATCGTTTGAATATAGCGCAGGAAAAGCTTCTGACAACCTCCTGTTCCATCTTAGACATAGCGGTCAATACCGGTTTTAATAACCTCTCTTATTTTAACCGCATGTTCAAGCATAAATTTCAGGAATCCCCCTCAAGCTATCGAAAAAAATACCGGAAACTAGATTAA